CAGTTGGGGCGGATCGCTGAGTTCGGCTTGATGGCCAAGGGGGATGTAGGCCAGGTCGCTGAGGCCTGGGCCCCAGCAGACGCCCAGGCCGACGAGTTCGGCTTGGAAGGGATTGAGGCTGGTGGTTTCGGTGTCGACAGCCACCGGGTTCAGTGGGTCGTTGCAGGCCAGCAGGCGCTGCACCAAGGCCTCAAGCGCCTCGGGGCTGGTGATCAGTTGGGGCTCGAGGGCCGGCGTTTCGCTCGCTTTGTCCTCGCTGGCTTCGGGTTCGGTTGGGACCTCAGCCTTTGCGGCTGGTTCAGCGGCTGGCGTGGGGGGCTCGCTGGAGAAGACCGTGGCGAAGCTGTTCACCTGACGACGCAGGCTGAAGAGCTCCAGTTCCTCGAGGCTTTCGGCGAGGGAGTCGCTGTTGACGGAGCCCAGGGGAAGACGCGGGTCGCTGGGGAGCGGGATGTCCACCAGGATCTCGGCGAGCATCCGTGAGCGGTAGGCGCTCTCCCGGTCCGAGCTGAGCTTGCCGAGGAGGGCCCCCTTTAGTGCCCCCTTGGGATCTTTGGCTTTGGGGCCAGCGGCTTCGAGCTGCTCGAGGGCGGCATAGATCCCATCGAGATCGCCGTGGGCATTGAGCAGGGTGATGGCGGTCTTCGGACCCACCCCTTTGACGCCGGGGATGTTGTCGCTGCTGTCCCCCGTGAGGGCCTTGAGATCGACGACCTCTTCCGGGGTGACCCCCAACTTGGCGACGACGCCGTCGCGGCGAATCTCGAGGGGGCCGCTGCTCTTGGCGTAGGGACCGCCTCCCATGTAGAGCACGGCGATGTCCCGCTCGTCGTCGACGAGCTGGAAGAGATCGCGGTCTCCAGAGAGGATGCGCACCCGCCAGCCGTCGTTGGCCGCCCGGTTGGCCAGGGTCCCGAGGACATCGTCGGCTTCATAGCCGGGAGCCATGCAGAGGGGGATGTCGAGGGCCTGCTGAAGGATCTGCTGCAGGTTCCCGAGGTCCTGGAAGAAGTGTTCGGGTGCTGCTTCACGATGGGCTTTGTAGGCCTCGTCAGCTTCATGGCGGAAGGTGGGTTCAGCCGTGTCAAAGGCGATGACTACCCCCTGCGGGGCCAGGCCTTTGCAGTTGTCCAGCAGGGCCTTGAGGAAGCCGTAGGTGACCGAGGTGGGGATGCCCTCTTTGGTGCTCAGTCCCCCTTCACCCCCTTTGCTGAAGGCGTAGAAGCTGCGGAAGGCCAGGGAGTGGCCATCCACCAGCAGCAGCAGGGGTTTGAGGGTGGTGCCGCCGGTCAAAACGCCCTGGAAATCAAGTGGGCCCAGCCTGGCAGAAGGGGCCGGGCTGCTTTGAGCGCCTGCGGCCGTTATCGCTGGTGGCTCGAGCGGCAGTGGCAGCGAGAGGCTCCGCGGCTGCTCTTTATCGGCCTGAATCCCTCCCGGGCCGATGGCCAGCGGGACGACCCGACCCTGCGGCGGTTGCTGGGCTTCGCCCAGTCCTGGGGCTATGGGGCGCTGGAGGTGCTGAATCTGTTTTCACGCATCTCCCCCAGTCCGGCCGTGCTGCGGCGCAGTGCCGATCCCATCGGTTCGGAGACCGATCCCTGGTTGCGGCGGCGCCTGGCTCACCTGGCGCGCTCGCCTGGCTCGGCGGTCTGGCTCGGCTGGGGGAATGGCGGGCAGTGGCGGGGCCGCGATCAGGCGGTTTTGCCGGTCTTGCTCCAACAGGATCTGCCGCTGTTGGCCCTGGGGCTGACCGCTAGCGGCCAGCCCCGCCATCCGCTGTATGCCGCGAAGGCTGCGCGGCCGCTGCGTTTGACCCATTCTGGGGAGGAGCTTCGGTCTGGTTTCGCCCTCCGATGACCCGCACCCCCAGCCGCTACGCGATCCATCTGCTGCTCTCGGGGGGCCATGAGCAGGTGGTGCACTTCCCCAGCCTGGATGCCTTTCAGCAGTGGGACGGAACCGTGCTGAACGCCGGACCGGCGGATGCATTTATCAATGTCCCGATCACGGAGCTCCCCGGGGAATATCTGGTGGTGCGCCCCAGTGCCGTGAAGGGGATCCGAGTGGAGCCGGTCTTCGGCGCCCTCGATGACGATGACTTCTGAGCTGATCTGGGGCTTTGCCTTCTTTGCAGGGGCCCTGGCGCGGTTGGTTGCGCGCCTGAGCGGCTGGCCAGCGGTGGTGGTGCTGTTGGCGTCGGGTCTCTTGATCGGCGATGCCGGCCTCGATTGGGTGCAACCCGAAGCCCTTGGGGGCGGGCTGGAGTCCCTGGTGGGACTCCTGGTCAGCCTGGTGCTCTTCGATGGCGGCCTGAATTTGCGTCTGGCCGGCCGAGACCTGCAGCGCGCGGTCCTGCAGTTGGTGCTCACCCGCGGCCTGCTGGGGCTCGCGGGCGGCGCCCTCTTGGCCCATGAATTGGCGGGGTTGTCCTGGCCGTTGGCTTGGGTTTTTGGTGCGATTGCCCTGGGAACCGGCCCCACGGTGATCACGCCCCTGGTGCAGCAGATGCGCCTGGTGCCGCGGCTCTCCACGGTGCTGGAGGCGGAGGGGTTGATCCTGGAGCCGGTGGGGGCGGTGCTGGCGCTGCTGCTGTTGCAGCTGGCCCTGGGTGATCTCTCCCAGTGGGATCAGGTCCTGCCGCTGTTGCTGCTGCGCTTGGGCGGCGGGGTGTTGATCGGCAGCCTGTCCGGCTGGCTGCTGGTGCTGGTGTTGGAGCGGCTGCCGCGGGAGGCCGAGGGCCTGAAGTTGCAGCTGAGCTTGGGGGTGCTCTTTCTCTTGGTGAGCGGCACCCAGGTGCTGCTGCCGGAGGCCGGTCTGCCGGCGGCGGTCTCGGCTGGGGTTGTCGTCGGCCTGGGCCTGAAGGAGGAATCGAGCAGCCTGGATGCGCTGATCGCCCACCTGGCGCAGTTGGCGATCACGGTGCTCTTTCCACTCTTGGCGGCGGATCTGTCCTGGGGCGAGCTCTCGCCGTTGGGTTGGGGTGGGGTGAGTTGCGTGGCCGCCTTGATGCTGTTCCGCTGGTTGGTGGTTCAGGCCGGTTCGCTCGGGCTGCCGGGCCTGAGCTGGGGCGACAAATTGATGCTCAGCTGGGTGGCGCCGCGGGGCATTGTCACGGCGGCGGTGGCCAGCTTGTTCGCCTTGAAATTGGACGCCGCTGGCATCCTCGGCGGCGGCACGCTGAAGGGCCTGGTGTTCCTGACGATCTTGATCACGGTGGCGGTTCAGGGGCTCTCGGCTCCCCTGCTGGCCCGTCGTCTGGGGCTCGTGGAGAGCGACCTAGAGGCTGCGCTCGATGCGAGCCCGGGCCTCGCCGCTGGGTTGGAGCAGCAGCCAGGTGGTGAGCAGGTCGGGGCCCTGGAGGCTGCCGAGTAGGGCGGCCCGCAAGGTTTTCATCAGCACGCCTTTCTTGACTCCGGCCGCAGCGACGGCCTTGCCCAGGAGCTCCTGGGCGGCTTCGGTGCTCAGGGGG
This DNA window, taken from Synechococcus sp. LTW-R, encodes the following:
- a CDS encoding DUF1643 domain-containing protein; the protein is MAIHQQQQGFEGGAAGQNALEIKWAQPGRRGRAALSACGRYRWWLERQWQREAPRLLFIGLNPSRADGQRDDPTLRRLLGFAQSWGYGALEVLNLFSRISPSPAVLRRSADPIGSETDPWLRRRLAHLARSPGSAVWLGWGNGGQWRGRDQAVLPVLLQQDLPLLALGLTASGQPRHPLYAAKAARPLRLTHSGEELRSGFALR
- a CDS encoding cation:proton antiporter yields the protein MTSELIWGFAFFAGALARLVARLSGWPAVVVLLASGLLIGDAGLDWVQPEALGGGLESLVGLLVSLVLFDGGLNLRLAGRDLQRAVLQLVLTRGLLGLAGGALLAHELAGLSWPLAWVFGAIALGTGPTVITPLVQQMRLVPRLSTVLEAEGLILEPVGAVLALLLLQLALGDLSQWDQVLPLLLLRLGGGVLIGSLSGWLLVLVLERLPREAEGLKLQLSLGVLFLLVSGTQVLLPEAGLPAAVSAGVVVGLGLKEESSSLDALIAHLAQLAITVLFPLLAADLSWGELSPLGWGGVSCVAALMLFRWLVVQAGSLGLPGLSWGDKLMLSWVAPRGIVTAAVASLFALKLDAAGILGGGTLKGLVFLTILITVAVQGLSAPLLARRLGLVESDLEAALDASPGLAAGLEQQPGGEQVGALEAAE